The following proteins are co-located in the Pseudodesulfovibrio alkaliphilus genome:
- a CDS encoding helix-turn-helix domain-containing protein: MQNLTLNSHGELFDENAIVLTPGGCAIDSVAPDETNLFGLSVEEGAFANMVKASGCPVALPNQGPIRLLSPSPEAMGRLRSALWELRETALNGRSGGPAWEAVAGSLAACLASLDGPGRMPEESRRRRVVRRSLGYIGENLASPLKLSDICRIVGVSERTLIYAFKEHLGLTPKAYLNICRLNMVRREMECGRATSITDAATRWGFWHMGQFSADYKRFYGELPSRTLARVRGRLPGPDQGRRFSTP; the protein is encoded by the coding sequence GTGCAGAACTTGACCTTGAACTCCCATGGCGAGCTGTTTGACGAGAATGCCATCGTTCTGACCCCGGGAGGCTGCGCCATTGACAGCGTCGCCCCGGACGAGACCAATCTCTTTGGTCTTTCCGTGGAGGAGGGTGCGTTTGCAAACATGGTCAAGGCTTCGGGCTGCCCGGTGGCGCTCCCGAACCAGGGGCCGATCCGGCTGCTGTCCCCGTCCCCTGAAGCCATGGGCCGGTTGCGTTCCGCCTTGTGGGAGCTTCGCGAGACGGCCCTGAACGGCCGGAGCGGAGGCCCTGCGTGGGAGGCCGTTGCAGGGAGCCTCGCCGCCTGCCTTGCCTCCCTTGATGGTCCGGGGCGGATGCCCGAGGAGTCCCGCCGTCGGCGCGTTGTCCGCCGCAGTCTGGGCTACATTGGGGAAAACCTGGCCTCGCCTCTGAAACTTTCGGACATCTGTCGTATCGTGGGCGTGAGTGAACGGACGCTGATCTACGCCTTCAAGGAGCACCTGGGGCTCACGCCCAAAGCCTACTTGAACATCTGCCGCCTGAACATGGTCAGGCGCGAGATGGAGTGCGGCCGGGCCACCTCCATCACCGATGCGGCCACCCGCTGGGGATTTTGGCACATGGGTCAGTTCTCGGCCGACTACAAGCGTTTTTACGGGGAACTGCCCTCGCGCACTCTGGCCAGGGTGCGCGGCAGGTTGCCCGGTCCGGATCAGGGCCGTCGGTTCTCCACCCCTTGA
- a CDS encoding calcium-binding protein, translating into MKRFALLSILFAVLALTASVAGAQPPELRGTWRGSSHIMEAAGPREGQCAYVINVQEGQLFSGYKLWFDAKKVLQKETFTGVFGDDGNLYIAERDDGYTMGQRTSKQTMSLYYLEHGALNKAILYKLERVHFVTGFVEIDIDGDRTLVHAEISTHYPLNAERIMAEADTNKDGKLTEAEWEAWKQANTYH; encoded by the coding sequence ATGAAACGATTTGCGCTGCTTTCGATCCTGTTCGCCGTCCTCGCCCTGACCGCCTCGGTCGCCGGGGCCCAGCCCCCGGAGCTGCGCGGCACATGGCGCGGCTCCTCCCACATCATGGAGGCCGCCGGCCCTCGCGAGGGGCAATGCGCCTATGTCATCAATGTCCAGGAAGGACAGCTCTTTTCCGGCTACAAGCTCTGGTTCGACGCCAAGAAGGTGCTGCAAAAGGAGACCTTTACCGGCGTTTTCGGCGATGACGGCAACCTGTACATCGCCGAGCGCGACGACGGATACACCATGGGACAGCGCACCAGCAAGCAGACCATGAGCCTGTACTATCTGGAGCACGGCGCACTGAACAAGGCCATTCTCTACAAGCTCGAGCGGGTCCACTTTGTCACCGGCTTTGTGGAGATCGACATTGACGGCGACCGGACCCTGGTTCATGCCGAGATTTCCACCCACTATCCCCTCAATGCCGAGCGGATCATGGCCGAGGCCGACACCAACAAGGACGGCAAGCTGACCGAGGCGGAGTGGGAGGCGTGGAAGCAGGCCAACACATACCACTAG
- the cydB gene encoding cytochrome d ubiquinol oxidase subunit II, with product MDTFVETGTVHYYLAVTWFVLWGVLWAVYFILDGFDLGVGTLHPFLARTEEEKRAMLNATGPFWDGNEVWLIAAGGVTFAAFPYAYAQMFSGLYTALMLLLFALIVRGVSFEFRSKVESASWRKTWDICHAVGSFLPALLLGVAFANIFRGLPLDETGFSQAGLLGLLNPYGLAGGVLFVVIFVMHGALWLCIRATGDLRDRAEKVALKTWPIQVVLTVLFLAYTAVETQLFSNYFLYPALFIILVLPVVGLVLMRTAMGAKKWWTAWGASSLYIGGTAMFGVAGIFPAIIPSNPNPGHSLTIMNSASSPLTLGIMLGVVLVFLPVIIGYQLWAYKTFATPMGEGDIHY from the coding sequence ATGGATACATTCGTTGAAACCGGAACGGTTCACTACTATCTGGCGGTGACCTGGTTCGTCCTGTGGGGGGTGCTCTGGGCCGTGTACTTCATCCTGGACGGCTTTGACCTCGGCGTGGGCACGCTGCATCCCTTTCTGGCCAGGACCGAGGAGGAGAAACGGGCCATGCTCAACGCCACCGGCCCCTTCTGGGACGGCAACGAGGTCTGGCTCATCGCTGCTGGCGGCGTAACCTTTGCCGCCTTTCCCTACGCCTATGCCCAGATGTTCAGCGGGCTCTACACCGCGCTGATGCTGCTGCTCTTCGCGCTCATCGTCCGCGGGGTGTCCTTTGAGTTCCGCTCCAAGGTGGAAAGCGCCAGCTGGCGCAAAACCTGGGATATCTGCCACGCGGTGGGCAGCTTTTTGCCCGCCCTGCTGCTGGGCGTGGCCTTTGCCAACATCTTCCGGGGCCTGCCCCTGGACGAGACCGGGTTCAGCCAGGCCGGACTCCTGGGACTGCTCAACCCCTATGGCCTGGCAGGTGGCGTGCTCTTTGTGGTCATCTTCGTCATGCACGGAGCGCTTTGGCTGTGCATCCGGGCCACAGGCGACCTGCGGGACCGGGCCGAGAAAGTGGCCCTCAAGACCTGGCCGATACAGGTGGTGCTGACCGTGCTCTTCCTGGCCTACACCGCGGTGGAGACCCAGCTCTTCAGCAACTACTTCCTCTACCCCGCACTCTTCATCATCCTGGTCCTGCCCGTGGTCGGGCTGGTGCTCATGCGCACGGCCATGGGCGCCAAGAAATGGTGGACCGCCTGGGGCGCTTCCAGCCTGTACATAGGCGGCACGGCCATGTTCGGCGTGGCCGGCATCTTCCCGGCCATCATCCCGTCCAACCCCAATCCGGGCCACAGCCTGACCATCATGAACTCGGCCTCCAGCCCGCTGACCCTGGGCATCATGCTCGGAGTGGTCCTGGTCTTCCTGCCAGTGATCATCGGCTACCAGCTCTGGGCATACAAGACCTTTGCCACCCCCATGGGCGAGGGGGACATCCACTACTGA